One window of Alkaliphilus metalliredigens QYMF genomic DNA carries:
- a CDS encoding DUF5673 domain-containing protein codes for MHPIRMIMPPAVWVLISLQYIYKYHNNKEIRERGITTDTGFIYWKEIVWYDWKENNVLEITYRPSGRFSLKKERNKI; via the coding sequence ATGCATCCAATACGTATGATCATGCCACCGGCAGTATGGGTCCTGATCTCTCTTCAATACATATATAAGTATCATAATAATAAAGAGATCAGAGAAAGAGGAATCACAACAGATACAGGTTTTATCTATTGGAAAGAAATCGTGTGGTATGACTGGAAAGAAAATAACGTACTGGAGATAACCTATCGACCCAGTGGACGTTTTTCTCTTAAAAAAGAAAGAAATAAAATATAA
- a CDS encoding cobalamin B12-binding domain-containing protein: MASATMDLNVLTQAVGDLDEDLVLEMLNDFVATEPSEEEAQTVVEACQKGMATVGELFDQGEYFVGDLIFAGEVLTSAIDTLKPVLGSGTSAKIGKIVLGTVEGDLHDIGKNIFKSMAEAAGFEVYDIGIDQSAKAFIEKVKEVKPQVVGMSGVLTLALDAMKVIVDEFKNAGLRDDMKIIIGGNPVTKESCVQIGADAFTTNAAEGVKICQGWVS; this comes from the coding sequence ATGGCAAGTGCAACAATGGACTTAAACGTATTAACACAAGCAGTCGGAGATCTTGATGAAGATCTAGTATTAGAGATGTTAAATGATTTCGTAGCAACAGAACCAAGTGAAGAGGAAGCTCAAACAGTTGTAGAAGCATGTCAAAAAGGAATGGCTACTGTAGGGGAATTATTTGATCAAGGGGAGTATTTTGTTGGAGATTTAATCTTTGCTGGAGAAGTACTAACCAGTGCTATTGATACTTTGAAACCTGTATTAGGTTCAGGAACCTCAGCAAAAATAGGAAAAATAGTTTTAGGTACAGTAGAAGGAGACCTACATGATATCGGTAAAAACATCTTCAAAAGTATGGCAGAGGCGGCAGGCTTTGAAGTATATGACATAGGCATAGATCAATCGGCTAAAGCATTTATAGAAAAAGTGAAAGAAGTGAAGCCTCAGGTGGTAGGCATGAGTGGGGTGCTTACTTTGGCCCTTGATGCTATGAAGGTTATAGTCGATGAATTTAAAAACGCAGGCTTAAGAGATGATATGAAGATCATTATTGGTGGAAATCCCGTTACTAAGGAATCCTGTGTACAAATAGGTGCAGATGCCTTTACTACCAATGCAGCAGAAGGTGTGAAAATCTGTCAGGGGTGGGTGAGTTAA
- a CDS encoding uroporphyrinogen decarboxylase family protein — protein MSNTTVLNTKELAEERVQLFKDIYEGEIPKRVPIAANFSIEFAIQYAGTDLAESQWDMPSLEKPFEKVGEDFFTDTNPCGIALRNPLHYKILGARNFIMSSNGFMQHPEVHGLEAEEYDEFIASPYDCIMEKILPRIYTELDTNPAQRSIVFAKAFKAYYDEFFSDIGVGAKVSEKLGYSAIGGIDVLTEAPFDFVADQLRGFKGITGDLRRYPDKVEAACEAVTPLMIKQGMTPQPPSPYGNTFIPLHMAPYIRPKDFERFYWPTFKTLVDELAAMGYPSLLFVEHDWTRYIDYLYELPENTRMMFEYGDPKVIKEKLGKKHILSGFYPTTLLKTGTKEQCIDKAEELIDILAPGGKYIFGFDKVIITTDSVNLDNLKAVLEYVRDNAYY, from the coding sequence ATGAGTAATACGACAGTGTTGAATACAAAAGAATTGGCAGAAGAAAGAGTTCAATTGTTTAAAGATATTTATGAGGGGGAAATTCCAAAGAGGGTGCCAATTGCAGCGAACTTCTCCATAGAATTTGCTATACAGTATGCGGGTACAGATTTAGCGGAATCTCAATGGGATATGCCTTCACTTGAAAAGCCATTTGAGAAGGTAGGAGAAGATTTTTTTACAGACACAAACCCTTGTGGCATTGCCTTAAGAAACCCTTTGCATTATAAAATCTTAGGAGCTAGAAATTTTATTATGAGCTCCAATGGTTTTATGCAGCATCCAGAGGTTCATGGGTTAGAAGCTGAAGAATACGACGAATTTATTGCATCACCATATGATTGTATCATGGAAAAGATACTACCTAGAATCTATACCGAACTAGATACCAATCCTGCTCAAAGATCTATCGTGTTTGCAAAAGCTTTTAAGGCATATTATGATGAATTCTTCAGTGATATAGGGGTGGGTGCAAAGGTTTCAGAAAAGTTAGGCTACTCCGCCATAGGAGGAATAGACGTACTTACGGAAGCACCCTTTGACTTTGTAGCGGATCAATTGAGAGGATTCAAAGGTATTACTGGAGATCTAAGAAGATACCCTGATAAAGTGGAGGCAGCATGTGAAGCAGTAACGCCATTAATGATAAAACAGGGAATGACACCACAACCTCCAAGTCCATATGGGAATACCTTTATTCCACTACATATGGCACCCTATATACGACCAAAGGATTTTGAAAGATTCTATTGGCCAACCTTTAAAACATTAGTTGATGAGCTAGCAGCTATGGGCTATCCATCCCTACTATTTGTTGAGCATGATTGGACTCGTTATATTGACTATTTATATGAACTTCCTGAAAATACAAGGATGATGTTTGAATATGGAGATCCTAAAGTTATAAAAGAAAAGCTAGGTAAGAAGCATATTCTTAGTGGTTTTTATCCAACTACACTATTAAAGACCGGAACAAAGGAGCAATGTATTGATAAGGCCGAAGAGCTTATAGATATTCTTGCACCAGGTGGTAAATATATATTCGGCTTTGATAAAGTAATTATAACTACTGACAGCGTTAATCTTGACAATTTGAAGGCTGTTTTAGAATATGTAAGAGATAACGCCTATTATTAA
- a CDS encoding methyltetrahydrofolate cobalamin methyltransferase, with the protein MIIIGEKINGTIPSVKKAIQEKDEAFIHERAIKQVESGADYIDVCASTAPEFEVETLKWLIEIVQNAVDKPLCIDSPNARTIEAVLKYIKQPGIINSVSEEGGKCEIIYPLMQGTAWQVIGLTCDSNGIPCDVQTKVDIAKTMVEKAAKYEITPDRIHIDPLVMALSTENISLMNFVETLKAIKGMYPTIKITSGLSNISFGMPLRKVVNQNFLTIATYVGMDSAIMDPCNREMMATLLATEALLGRDKHCRKYATAYRKNKIGPMKLS; encoded by the coding sequence ATGATTATTATTGGAGAGAAGATTAATGGCACTATTCCAAGTGTAAAAAAAGCTATCCAAGAAAAAGATGAAGCATTTATTCATGAACGTGCTATAAAGCAAGTGGAGTCAGGAGCAGATTATATCGACGTATGTGCCAGTACTGCACCTGAATTTGAAGTGGAAACATTAAAATGGTTAATAGAGATTGTTCAAAATGCTGTTGATAAGCCACTATGTATTGACAGTCCAAATGCTAGAACAATAGAGGCAGTATTAAAATATATCAAACAACCCGGTATCATAAATTCTGTTTCAGAAGAAGGCGGAAAGTGCGAAATTATTTATCCCTTAATGCAAGGAACAGCGTGGCAGGTAATTGGTTTAACCTGTGACAGCAATGGAATTCCATGTGATGTACAGACAAAAGTAGACATAGCAAAAACTATGGTAGAAAAAGCAGCAAAGTATGAGATTACACCCGACAGAATACATATTGATCCTTTGGTAATGGCACTTTCTACAGAAAATATATCCTTAATGAATTTTGTTGAGACGTTAAAAGCGATAAAGGGAATGTACCCTACTATCAAAATCACTTCAGGGTTAAGTAATATTTCATTCGGTATGCCACTGAGAAAAGTTGTTAATCAAAACTTTTTAACGATAGCAACCTATGTTGGGATGGACTCAGCTATTATGGATCCTTGCAATAGAGAGATGATGGCTACACTTCTAGCAACAGAAGCCTTATTAGGTAGAGATAAACATTGTAGAAAGTATGCAACAGCGTATAGAAAGAATAAGATTGGACCGATGAAGCTTAGTTAG
- a CDS encoding cobalamin B12-binding domain-containing protein codes for MNNLTGLKEQIIKYVEDLDEDKVIELAKKALKEGMQPLDLLEIINEGMNSVGKLYEQKDYYIADLIMAGLIFKEVLKLDKMVAHFQHDRNQKAGKVLLGTVQGDIHDIGKDIFKGMLETNGFKVIDLGVDVSKDLFVEKAIENQPDIIGLSGALTPTIESMKDVVDALHEAGIRKQFKIILGANHMTSEICTYIGADGFANDASVGVKICHQWMQYRGVDKE; via the coding sequence ATGAATAATTTAACTGGGCTAAAAGAACAAATTATTAAGTATGTGGAAGACTTGGACGAGGACAAAGTAATTGAATTAGCGAAAAAGGCATTAAAGGAAGGCATGCAGCCCTTAGACTTGTTGGAAATAATTAATGAAGGTATGAATAGCGTAGGAAAGCTGTATGAACAGAAGGACTACTATATTGCAGATTTAATTATGGCTGGACTTATTTTTAAGGAAGTATTAAAGCTTGATAAAATGGTAGCTCATTTTCAGCATGATCGCAATCAGAAAGCTGGAAAGGTACTGCTTGGCACTGTACAAGGAGATATTCATGATATCGGAAAAGACATATTCAAAGGTATGCTTGAGACGAACGGGTTTAAAGTGATAGATCTTGGGGTGGATGTTTCTAAAGATCTCTTTGTAGAGAAAGCTATAGAAAACCAACCTGATATTATAGGATTAAGTGGGGCATTAACACCTACCATAGAATCAATGAAGGACGTAGTAGATGCACTGCATGAGGCAGGTATAAGAAAACAATTTAAAATTATTTTAGGTGCAAATCATATGACTTCGGAGATATGTACCTATATCGGAGCAGATGGCTTCGCCAATGATGCTTCTGTAGGAGTGAAAATATGCCACCAATGGATGCAATATAGAGGCGTGGATAAGGAGTAA
- a CDS encoding methyltetrahydrofolate cobalamin methyltransferase: MIIIGEKINGTIPSVKKAIEEKDEAFIRQRAIKQVEDGANYIDVCASTAPEFEVETLKWLIETVQDAVDKPLCIDSPNVRTIEAVLKYANKPGIINSVSEEGGKCEIIYPLMQGTAWQVIGLTCDSKGIPCDVQTKVDIAKTMVEKAAKYDITPDRIHIDPLVMALSTENISLTNFVETLKAIKGIYPTIKITSGLSNISFGMPLRKVVNQNFLTIATYVGMDSAIMDPCNRDLMASLLATEALLGRDKHCRKYATAYRKNKIGPIKVKETAKA; this comes from the coding sequence ATGATTATTATTGGAGAAAAGATCAATGGCACTATTCCAAGTGTAAAAAAAGCCATAGAAGAAAAAGACGAAGCATTTATTCGACAGCGTGCCATAAAACAAGTGGAGGACGGAGCAAATTATATTGATGTATGTGCAAGCACAGCACCTGAATTTGAAGTGGAAACATTAAAATGGTTAATAGAGACTGTTCAAGATGCTGTTGATAAGCCACTATGTATTGACAGTCCAAATGTAAGAACAATAGAAGCAGTTTTAAAGTATGCCAACAAACCTGGTATTATTAACTCTGTATCAGAAGAGGGCGGAAAGTGCGAAATTATTTATCCCTTAATGCAAGGAACTGCGTGGCAAGTAATTGGTTTAACCTGTGACAGCAAAGGAATTCCATGTGATGTACAGACAAAAGTAGACATAGCAAAAACTATGGTAGAAAAGGCAGCAAAGTATGATATTACACCCGACAGAATACATATTGATCCTTTGGTAATGGCACTTTCTACAGAAAATATATCCTTAACGAATTTTGTTGAGACGTTAAAAGCGATAAAGGGAATCTACCCTACTATCAAGATCACTTCAGGGTTAAGTAATATTTCATTCGGTATGCCACTGAGAAAAGTTGTTAATCAAAATTTTTTAACGATAGCAACCTATGTTGGAATGGACTCAGCTATTATGGATCCTTGCAATAGAGATCTGATGGCTTCACTTCTAGCAACGGAAGCATTATTAGGTAGAGATAAACACTGTAGAAAGTATGCAACAGCTTATAGAAAGAATAAGATTGGACCCATTAAAGTAAAAGAGACAGCAAAAGCATAG
- a CDS encoding MFS transporter codes for MSERIRKGIINAYGFGELGFIIMMTLATTYYSYFLTDVAYIGAAAMGTILLVARIVDAISVPIAGAIIEKSNMKWGKYRSWILASPPFILLFFILMFTNLNISPVAKAIYLGGSYIIAHVCVNLGYTSYLSLIPILGTEPKDRLLLASRRGQANAAGKIIFSVIAMPMIIFLGGGNEGRGFFITTIIFTSLMLIGFYIVANISKDFDTSRDTNTKKEKLSTNEMISQVFINKPLLILMFTEITRWTSMFTLYGLAAYYFRYVVDNMLMISVFFTSVNIAMLVGTTVAAPLAQKIGKRNTYLCGLGILLLSLVLAWLIANNAMTFIVLMTIGYFGFAFGNNLNAAMYSDAVDYGEWKTGKNARGFIMSMFSLPIKIGIAIGGAAVGYGLAAIGYMADSVATTQLVGSINMLITLLPAFFVALGIIGMFFYKLNNENIIQMQLEIQQRKASENPVN; via the coding sequence ATGTCTGAAAGAATTAGGAAAGGAATTATAAACGCTTATGGGTTCGGAGAATTAGGGTTCATAATAATGATGACATTAGCAACAACTTATTACTCCTACTTTCTTACTGATGTTGCTTATATAGGGGCAGCTGCTATGGGTACCATTCTTTTGGTTGCCAGAATTGTAGATGCTATATCTGTACCAATTGCTGGAGCAATCATTGAAAAAAGTAATATGAAATGGGGAAAATATCGGTCTTGGATTTTAGCGAGCCCTCCCTTCATACTTCTTTTCTTTATCTTAATGTTTACAAATCTTAATATAAGTCCTGTAGCAAAAGCTATTTATTTAGGGGGATCTTATATAATAGCCCATGTATGCGTTAACCTAGGCTATACTAGCTATTTGTCTCTTATACCTATATTGGGAACAGAGCCTAAAGACAGGTTGCTTCTTGCCTCTAGAAGAGGTCAAGCAAATGCCGCTGGAAAAATTATTTTTAGTGTGATTGCAATGCCTATGATCATTTTTTTAGGAGGTGGGAATGAAGGTAGAGGTTTCTTTATAACAACTATTATTTTCACATCACTCATGCTTATTGGGTTTTACATAGTAGCTAATATTTCGAAAGATTTTGATACCAGTAGGGATACAAATACTAAAAAAGAAAAGCTATCTACTAATGAAATGATTTCTCAAGTCTTTATAAATAAACCACTTCTTATACTGATGTTTACAGAAATAACAAGATGGACTAGTATGTTTACATTGTATGGATTGGCAGCTTATTATTTTAGATATGTTGTAGATAATATGTTGATGATATCTGTTTTTTTCACCAGTGTTAATATAGCCATGCTAGTGGGGACTACTGTCGCTGCGCCTTTAGCCCAAAAAATTGGCAAAAGAAATACTTATCTATGCGGTTTAGGGATTTTGCTTTTAAGCTTAGTATTAGCTTGGCTAATTGCTAATAATGCTATGACGTTTATTGTCCTTATGACAATTGGATACTTTGGTTTTGCATTTGGAAACAACTTAAATGCAGCCATGTACTCAGATGCTGTTGATTATGGGGAATGGAAAACTGGAAAAAATGCAAGAGGTTTTATTATGTCAATGTTTTCGTTACCAATAAAAATAGGTATTGCTATTGGTGGAGCAGCAGTTGGATATGGTCTTGCAGCAATTGGCTATATGGCAGATTCGGTAGCGACAACGCAATTAGTAGGTAGCATAAATATGCTAATAACCTTACTTCCAGCATTTTTTGTTGCACTCGGTATCATTGGAATGTTCTTCTATAAGTTAAATAATGAAAACATTATTCAAATGCAGCTAGAAATTCAACAAAGAAAAGCCTCAGAAAATCCAGTGAATTAA
- a CDS encoding uroporphyrinogen decarboxylase family protein codes for MENEIALSQERTQLFKDLYRGKIPKRVPIGVKFYPEFCTQYAGMDLVEVQWKTEKLEEVFDKVCTDFVSDIPPIAANRFISFYELLGAKTFVMSSGGFIQHPELHGLEPEEYDEFIASPYDCIVEKILPRLYTKLDTDSNTKAMNLAKGMKAFYDEFGNFGAIKSKMIEKHGYAIFPANSGSFCEAPYDFVADIIRGFKGISNDIRRHPQKVLEACEAVTPLMIKKGTPAVPSIDGETMIPLHMAPYMRQKDFEKFYWPTFKKMVESLAAKGQGVYLFVEHDWMRYLDYLYELPENTRMRFEYGDPKLVKEKLGNKHILSGFYPISLLRNGTKEQCIDKVKEHLDILAPGGRYYFDLDKVAITADSVNIENLKAVLNYVYKNGKY; via the coding sequence ATGGAAAATGAAATCGCTTTATCTCAAGAAAGAACGCAATTATTCAAGGATTTATACAGGGGAAAAATACCTAAAAGAGTACCGATCGGCGTTAAGTTTTATCCAGAATTTTGCACGCAATATGCTGGAATGGACTTAGTAGAAGTCCAATGGAAGACTGAAAAACTTGAAGAAGTTTTTGATAAAGTATGTACGGACTTTGTTTCTGATATACCCCCTATTGCTGCTAATCGATTTATTTCTTTTTATGAGCTGTTAGGTGCAAAAACCTTTGTCATGAGCTCAGGAGGGTTCATACAGCATCCAGAACTTCATGGTCTGGAGCCTGAAGAATATGATGAGTTTATTGCTTCACCATATGATTGCATTGTGGAAAAAATATTGCCGAGACTGTATACAAAGTTGGACACAGATTCAAACACCAAGGCTATGAATTTAGCTAAAGGAATGAAGGCATTTTATGATGAATTTGGGAACTTTGGAGCGATAAAATCAAAAATGATAGAGAAACATGGATATGCCATTTTTCCAGCAAACTCAGGGAGCTTCTGTGAAGCACCTTATGACTTTGTAGCTGACATTATAAGAGGATTTAAGGGGATTTCTAATGATATAAGAAGACATCCCCAGAAGGTTTTAGAGGCCTGTGAAGCTGTAACACCTTTAATGATAAAGAAAGGGACACCAGCTGTTCCATCGATAGATGGAGAAACAATGATACCACTGCATATGGCTCCGTATATGCGACAAAAGGATTTTGAGAAATTCTATTGGCCTACCTTTAAGAAAATGGTTGAATCCCTTGCAGCTAAAGGGCAAGGTGTTTATCTGTTTGTGGAGCATGATTGGATGAGATATCTAGATTATTTATATGAACTACCTGAAAATACAAGGATGAGATTTGAATATGGAGATCCTAAGCTAGTCAAGGAAAAGCTAGGGAACAAGCATATCCTTAGTGGTTTTTATCCGATTTCTCTACTAAGAAATGGAACAAAAGAACAGTGTATAGATAAGGTTAAAGAACATTTAGATATATTAGCACCTGGAGGAAGATACTATTTTGATTTAGATAAAGTTGCAATTACTGCAGATAGCGTTAATATTGAAAATTTAAAAGCTGTATTAAATTATGTCTATAAAAATGGAAAATATTAG
- a CDS encoding MFS transporter, with amino-acid sequence MEEAKLPNKVVYGYGVPDLTCNLMMMGAVTYYAYFLTDIIRINAAVVGLILLVARIIDAISVPISGAIIQKTQLKWGQFRSWMLVAPPVTALFFILMFTNFNMNPATQAIFLCVVYTLGHIGFNFAFNGHIALISVIGKTPVDRVTLSGRKAQFQTFSGVAFALLFMPLVGILGGGNEAKGFLYTVALFAILQVFGYWYTFSITKDYESYDPNKKLGAGTGLTAGEMSKQIFGNSQLLIIMLADSFRTTAMFGLIGLLSYYFAYIAGNLSLITVGMFVGTLGTFAGSLIAPAAAKRIGKKQTYILSTTITFIAFVLMRLLGQNYLIFIGLTAMANIGIILSMSLGPAMYMDAAEYGFFKTGKDSTALIMAMFSMPIKIGVALSGAVIGFGLAAIGYDPTVAITPSFVSSMMNVITLIPAACALLSFTLICFYKLDEKTVAEYTKKNTLSRAEVR; translated from the coding sequence ATGGAAGAAGCAAAGCTTCCCAATAAGGTTGTATATGGTTATGGCGTGCCAGATTTGACTTGTAATTTGATGATGATGGGAGCGGTAACCTATTATGCCTATTTTCTAACAGATATTATTAGAATCAACGCAGCTGTTGTGGGACTCATATTGCTTGTCGCTCGAATTATCGATGCAATTTCAGTACCTATTAGTGGTGCTATCATACAAAAAACCCAACTTAAATGGGGACAATTTCGATCGTGGATGCTGGTAGCTCCTCCAGTTACAGCTTTGTTCTTTATTTTAATGTTTACAAATTTTAATATGAATCCTGCAACACAAGCAATATTCTTATGTGTCGTCTATACATTAGGGCATATCGGTTTTAACTTCGCCTTTAATGGACACATAGCATTAATTTCTGTTATAGGTAAGACACCGGTAGATAGAGTGACGCTCTCTGGAAGAAAAGCACAGTTTCAAACATTTTCTGGTGTTGCTTTTGCATTATTGTTTATGCCCCTTGTTGGTATATTGGGAGGTGGAAATGAAGCAAAAGGATTTCTTTATACAGTAGCATTGTTTGCGATCCTACAGGTATTTGGTTATTGGTATACCTTTAGCATTACAAAAGACTATGAAAGCTATGATCCTAATAAAAAGCTAGGTGCTGGAACTGGATTGACAGCAGGAGAAATGAGCAAACAGATTTTTGGTAATAGCCAGCTGTTAATCATTATGCTAGCAGATTCTTTTAGGACAACAGCTATGTTTGGATTAATAGGTTTACTTTCCTACTATTTTGCATATATAGCAGGAAATTTAAGTCTTATTACAGTAGGTATGTTTGTTGGTACGCTAGGTACATTTGCAGGTAGTCTAATTGCCCCTGCGGCGGCTAAGAGAATAGGTAAAAAACAAACCTATATTTTATCTACTACTATCACCTTTATTGCATTTGTATTGATGCGCTTACTTGGTCAAAACTACCTTATTTTTATAGGGCTAACAGCTATGGCAAATATCGGAATAATTTTGTCCATGTCGCTAGGACCTGCTATGTACATGGATGCAGCAGAATATGGTTTTTTCAAAACGGGTAAAGATAGCACAGCCTTAATTATGGCGATGTTCTCTATGCCCATTAAGATAGGTGTAGCTTTAAGTGGTGCAGTCATTGGCTTCGGACTTGCCGCAATTGGATATGATCCAACAGTAGCAATTACACCAAGTTTTGTAAGTAGTATGATGAATGTAATTACATTAATACCTGCTGCATGTGCTTTGTTGTCATTTACATTGATATGCTTCTATAAACTAGATGAAAAAACCGTGGCGGAATACACCAAAAAGAATACACTTTCACGTGCAGAAGTTAGATAA
- a CDS encoding YjiH family protein: MNVDSIEKSNLKASFKMIIMSLIGIFSFFINIRIGEESTIFVNHLSNFLTTRLFSILPYIILIISSYCVIDIIRNRSNYNRSIVVVIFSICKIMGFAFLLFTMVGVGPEFLLDESIGVFVLYKLLIPITINIPVAALFLPFLLDYGFVDFIGILLQKIMRPLFKCPGKSAIIAVTAFLGNFSVGHIAVDSMYKEGKLTEKEAVIMGTGFCTCSIGFLMVLANTLNIMEYWTFYFWSSLTITFFVTFISIRLWPLNKKESKYHAEVVPQPEHEFKSNLIKNAYATGLAVAERAEPIQKRLCFILRESYKILSGLLCGAMFFASIGLYINQTSSFFTYLGYIHYPFLKLVNIPDIKIAMEASGISILDLFLPAVIAAEQGAALETRYLIAVMPVSMIIFFAGFIPCILSTQIPIKFIELIALWIQRTILTIIFAGTIAMLYF, from the coding sequence ATGAATGTTGATTCTATAGAAAAGAGTAATTTAAAAGCTTCATTTAAAATGATCATAATGAGTTTAATAGGCATCTTTTCTTTTTTTATCAACATAAGAATAGGAGAAGAAAGTACTATATTTGTAAACCATCTATCGAATTTTTTAACAACAAGGCTGTTTTCTATACTGCCTTATATCATATTAATAATCAGTAGTTATTGTGTAATAGATATTATTCGTAATAGATCTAATTATAATAGGAGCATTGTTGTAGTTATTTTTTCAATATGTAAAATAATGGGATTTGCTTTTCTATTGTTTACAATGGTAGGGGTGGGACCAGAATTTTTATTGGATGAATCTATTGGCGTATTTGTATTATATAAGCTATTAATTCCTATTACAATAAATATACCTGTAGCAGCATTGTTTTTACCATTTTTACTGGACTATGGATTCGTTGACTTTATAGGAATCTTATTACAGAAAATAATGAGGCCTCTTTTTAAATGTCCAGGAAAATCTGCAATTATTGCTGTAACGGCTTTTTTAGGGAATTTTTCTGTAGGACACATTGCTGTAGATAGTATGTATAAGGAAGGAAAATTAACTGAAAAAGAAGCCGTAATTATGGGGACAGGGTTTTGTACTTGTTCGATAGGATTTTTGATGGTGCTTGCCAATACGTTAAACATCATGGAGTATTGGACATTTTATTTTTGGAGTAGTCTAACAATTACTTTTTTTGTAACGTTTATTTCTATTAGATTATGGCCCCTTAATAAAAAAGAAAGTAAGTATCATGCTGAAGTAGTACCACAACCAGAACATGAATTTAAAAGTAATTTAATAAAGAATGCATATGCTACAGGGTTAGCTGTTGCTGAAAGAGCTGAGCCAATACAGAAAAGGTTATGCTTTATATTGAGAGAGAGCTATAAAATTCTATCAGGGTTGTTATGTGGGGCGATGTTTTTTGCATCAATAGGTTTGTATATAAACCAAACTAGCTCCTTTTTTACTTATTTAGGATACATTCACTATCCCTTCTTAAAACTTGTTAATATTCCTGATATAAAAATAGCGATGGAAGCAAGTGGAATTTCAATTTTAGACCTTTTTCTACCAGCTGTAATCGCGGCAGAGCAGGGGGCGGCATTGGAAACGAGGTATTTAATCGCTGTAATGCCAGTTTCCATGATTATTTTTTTTGCAGGTTTTATTCCTTGTATATTATCTACTCAAATACCTATAAAATTTATTGAATTAATTGCTCTGTGGATTCAAAGAACGATACTTACAATAATATTTGCAGGCACTATTGCAATGCTTTACTTCTAA
- a CDS encoding cobalamin B12-binding domain-containing protein: MTSAVMDLNVITQAVGDLEEDLVLEMLNEFVATEPSEEDAQKVVAACQQGMAIVGDLFDKGEYFVGDLIFAGEVLTSAIETLKPVIGSGTTEKIGKMVLATVEGDLHDIGKNIFKSMGEAAGFEVHDLGIDQSATAIIEKVKEIKPQILGMSGVLTLALDSMKVTVDELKKTGLRDDMKIIIGGNPVTKESCEQIGADAFTTNAAEGVKICQGWVE, translated from the coding sequence ATGACGAGTGCAGTAATGGATTTAAATGTAATAACACAGGCAGTAGGAGATCTTGAAGAGGATTTAGTATTGGAGATGTTAAATGAATTTGTAGCAACAGAGCCAAGTGAGGAAGACGCACAAAAGGTAGTCGCGGCATGTCAACAGGGAATGGCTATCGTAGGGGACTTGTTTGACAAGGGCGAGTATTTTGTTGGCGACTTGATTTTTGCTGGGGAAGTATTAACTAGTGCTATTGAAACACTAAAGCCTGTTATAGGCTCAGGTACGACAGAAAAGATCGGGAAAATGGTTCTTGCTACAGTAGAGGGAGATTTACATGACATCGGTAAAAATATATTCAAAAGTATGGGAGAAGCAGCAGGTTTTGAAGTGCATGATTTGGGAATAGATCAATCTGCCACTGCAATCATAGAAAAAGTAAAGGAAATTAAGCCTCAAATTTTAGGAATGAGTGGCGTACTTACTTTAGCTCTTGATTCTATGAAGGTTACAGTGGATGAACTTAAAAAAACAGGATTAAGAGATGATATGAAGATTATTATTGGCGGAAATCCTGTTACAAAAGAATCCTGTGAGCAAATAGGTGCAGACGCATTTACAACTAATGCCGCAGAAGGTGTAAAAATCTGTCAAGGGTGGGTGGAGTAA